A portion of the Eubacterium maltosivorans genome contains these proteins:
- a CDS encoding UDP-N-acetylglucosamine 1-carboxyvinyltransferase, which produces MDTFIIEGGHPLNGEVAISGAKNAVLGIIPAAILCSCSSKIDNVPDIKDVNKIVAILEKMGAEIYRENDTLIINTDKPINYDCSEYEEETGKMRASYYLLGALLGRYHKAIVPLPGGCNIGDRPIDQHIKGFEALGAKVLIEHGQVKMTADRLIGADIYLDVVSVGATINIMLAATRAEGMTIIENAAKEPHIVDVANFLNLMGANIKGAGTDTIKIKGVEEMHGCEYSVVPDQITAGTYMMAAAATCGNVLVKNVIPKHMEAVTAKMREMGVEIIEEDNGIRVIGKENIKGCKVKTLPYPGFPTDLQQPMAVLMSIASGQSVITESIFENRFKYVDELRKMGADISINGRVANITGVPTLSGTKIKATDLRAGAAMVIAGLIAEGETRITDIQYIDRGYEKLESNIRSLGGIIRREAIEKKVED; this is translated from the coding sequence ATGGATACTTTTATCATTGAAGGAGGTCACCCGCTAAACGGTGAGGTGGCAATCTCCGGAGCAAAAAATGCAGTATTGGGTATTATCCCCGCAGCCATCCTTTGTTCCTGCTCAAGCAAAATCGATAATGTGCCCGACATTAAGGATGTCAACAAGATCGTTGCAATCCTGGAAAAAATGGGGGCAGAAATATATAGAGAAAATGATACTTTAATTATAAATACTGACAAGCCGATCAATTATGATTGTTCGGAATATGAAGAAGAAACAGGAAAGATGCGTGCGTCTTACTATCTGCTGGGAGCGCTGCTGGGCCGTTACCACAAGGCCATTGTTCCGTTGCCGGGAGGTTGTAATATTGGAGACCGTCCCATTGACCAGCATATCAAGGGTTTTGAAGCGCTCGGAGCAAAGGTGCTGATCGAGCATGGCCAGGTTAAGATGACTGCAGACCGTCTGATCGGCGCAGATATTTACCTGGATGTGGTCAGCGTTGGTGCGACCATCAACATCATGCTGGCGGCGACCCGCGCAGAAGGGATGACCATCATCGAAAATGCGGCAAAGGAGCCGCATATTGTGGATGTGGCAAACTTTCTGAACCTGATGGGAGCAAATATTAAAGGTGCGGGAACAGATACCATTAAAATCAAAGGTGTGGAGGAAATGCATGGCTGTGAATATTCCGTCGTGCCGGATCAAATCACAGCAGGAACCTATATGATGGCAGCTGCTGCAACCTGCGGCAATGTGCTCGTAAAAAATGTCATTCCGAAGCATATGGAAGCTGTCACCGCAAAAATGCGCGAAATGGGCGTCGAAATCATTGAAGAGGACAATGGTATCCGCGTTATTGGAAAAGAAAATATTAAAGGGTGTAAGGTGAAAACATTGCCTTATCCAGGCTTTCCGACCGATCTGCAGCAGCCCATGGCAGTGCTTATGAGTATTGCCAGCGGACAGAGCGTTATTACTGAGAGTATTTTTGAGAACCGTTTTAAATATGTCGATGAACTGCGTAAAATGGGCGCAGATATTTCAATTAACGGCCGTGTCGCCAATATTACCGGAGTCCCGACCTTGTCCGGGACCAAGATCAAGGCGACAGACCTGCGCGCCGGCGCTGCCATGGTCATCGCAGGGCTTATCGCAGAAGGTGAAACACGGATTACGGATATCCAGTATATCGACCGGGGTTATGAAAAATTAGAAAGTAATATCCGGAGTCTTGGAGGAATTATCCGCCGCGAGGCCATTGAAAAGAAAGTCGAAGACTAA
- a CDS encoding ATP-binding protein, which yields MNERTKKVYDAFEQKQFRNKLELKRKQDALYAAIPKLAELDHAINLQGIRMTREVSRKNPDAISEFRQNVEALKKQKEALLLENGYPLDYLTLRYDCPICKDTGYINGQVCSCLKQELIRAAFNNYDLNVHAQAENFDTFNPDYYADEAVETQNGSPREKMCRLKEKMQHYCLHFESQNDNYLFTGKPGVGKTFMSNCVANALIGKGYNVVYITAAHLVQDIQSKIFNDNIPINEIYSPLFTADLLIIDDFGAESYSDFSKKQLFEVINTRLQEHKKIILSTNLTMPQILENYDERLTSRIRGNFLNIVFAGDDIRLIKKRMG from the coding sequence ATGAATGAACGAACAAAAAAAGTCTATGACGCCTTTGAGCAAAAACAGTTTCGCAATAAGCTCGAGCTTAAGAGAAAACAGGACGCGCTTTATGCCGCCATTCCAAAGCTCGCCGAACTCGACCATGCCATCAATCTTCAGGGAATCCGAATGACCCGCGAGGTATCCCGCAAAAATCCTGACGCTATCTCTGAATTCCGTCAAAACGTCGAAGCCTTAAAAAAGCAAAAGGAAGCCCTGCTGCTTGAAAACGGCTATCCACTGGACTACCTGACGCTGCGCTACGACTGCCCGATCTGCAAGGATACCGGCTACATAAACGGACAAGTTTGTTCCTGCTTAAAGCAAGAGCTCATCCGGGCTGCCTTTAATAACTATGATTTAAACGTCCATGCCCAGGCCGAAAATTTCGACACCTTTAATCCCGATTATTACGCGGATGAAGCCGTCGAAACCCAGAACGGCTCGCCCAGGGAAAAAATGTGCCGTCTCAAGGAAAAAATGCAGCATTACTGCCTGCACTTCGAGTCTCAAAACGACAACTATCTGTTTACCGGAAAGCCCGGCGTGGGCAAAACCTTTATGTCAAACTGTGTGGCTAACGCCCTGATTGGCAAGGGCTACAATGTTGTCTATATCACCGCCGCTCATCTGGTCCAGGATATTCAGAGTAAAATTTTCAATGATAATATACCCATTAATGAAATATATTCCCCACTTTTTACCGCCGATTTGCTGATTATCGACGATTTCGGGGCAGAGTCTTACTCGGATTTCAGCAAAAAGCAGCTTTTCGAGGTCATTAACACCCGTCTGCAGGAGCATAAAAAAATCATTTTATCCACCAACCTGACCATGCCCCAGATTCTTGAGAACTATGACGAGCGTCTGACTTCCAGAATCCGTGGCAACTTCCTGAACATTGTCTTTGCCGGCGACGATATCCGGCTGATTAAAAAACGTATGGGCTAA
- a CDS encoding DnaD domain protein, which yields MNQFKFIIDNDNMAMTPVENIFINHYMPQARGDYVKVYLFGLKHCFNQSLEPIDNLALSKLFDLTEGDVIKAWEYWEKEGILSLEYVGTKDVIVTYYNISAKLMSHHTKAEAETKKTETSQKQDPDSMEARVAHMYSKIQQMYGSRTITQKETQMFKNWITEYHFTPEVVILLVEYSMNLIGKKEKPFTAKQIINYLKSVAEGWYKAGIREATEADAYIRKSAGEQKLVYDVFKYLGLRRAPIAWEKEMVIRWADEYRFDMDIITAAMQRSSKQDIRYIDAILKRWFQKGYTSLEEINAEPKKGYHQSKGDVVISDDRKKVYEELDQLDEAWLWSDDNE from the coding sequence ATGAATCAGTTCAAGTTTATCATCGACAACGACAATATGGCCATGACGCCAGTCGAAAATATATTTATCAATCACTATATGCCCCAGGCCCGGGGCGATTATGTGAAGGTGTATCTTTTTGGGCTGAAGCACTGCTTTAATCAGTCCCTTGAGCCCATCGACAATCTGGCACTCAGCAAACTTTTTGACCTGACCGAGGGGGATGTCATCAAGGCCTGGGAATATTGGGAAAAGGAGGGCATCCTCTCCCTGGAATACGTCGGCACAAAGGATGTCATCGTCACTTATTACAACATTTCTGCCAAACTGATGTCGCACCACACCAAGGCTGAGGCGGAGACTAAAAAGACGGAAACATCCCAAAAGCAGGACCCCGACAGCATGGAGGCCCGCGTTGCCCACATGTATTCCAAAATTCAGCAGATGTACGGCAGCCGGACCATCACCCAGAAAGAAACTCAGATGTTTAAAAACTGGATTACTGAATACCATTTTACACCGGAGGTTGTAATCCTTCTGGTAGAGTATTCTATGAACCTCATCGGTAAAAAGGAAAAACCTTTCACAGCAAAGCAGATCATCAATTATCTGAAATCTGTGGCCGAGGGCTGGTACAAAGCCGGTATCCGGGAAGCCACAGAAGCCGACGCCTATATCCGAAAAAGCGCGGGTGAACAAAAGCTGGTCTATGATGTTTTCAAATATCTTGGCCTCCGCCGGGCGCCCATCGCCTGGGAAAAGGAAATGGTCATCCGCTGGGCAGACGAGTACCGCTTTGATATGGACATCATCACCGCCGCCATGCAGCGTTCCAGCAAACAGGATATCCGCTACATCGACGCGATTTTAAAACGCTGGTTCCAAAAGGGTTATACCAGCCTGGAAGAAATTAATGCAGAGCCTAAAAAAGGCTACCATCAGTCAAAGGGCGACGTCGTGATCAGCGATGACCGTAAAAAGGTCTACGAGGAGCTTGACCAGCTGGACGAAGCCTGGTTATGGAGTGACGATAATGAATGA